The following nucleotide sequence is from Cucurbita pepo subsp. pepo cultivar mu-cu-16 unplaced genomic scaffold, ASM280686v2 Cp4.1_scaffold000390, whole genome shotgun sequence.
aaattataatttatcaaaAGAAACCCAACTTGATTTACTACCTTAGCTGTCTCATAAGAGACGACCTTATTTGCAGTGAGGTCACATTTATTACCAACCAGAAGCTTGTTCACATTTTCGCTTGCATATCGATCTATTTCATTCAACCATTGCTTAACATTATTGAAGCTATCCTGATCTGTAACATCATACACGACCTACATAGCAGAGCATTGCATTCAAGCAGGCTTTACTTTAGGGAGATGGACAAAATCAGGAAATAGAAGTGAACAACGAAGAGAGTGTAGGAATTACAATAATGCCATGAGCTCCACGGTAGTAACTGCTAGTAATTGTTCTAAAACGTTCTTGACCGGCAGTGTCCCACTACAATCGACAATCAAAATTACCAATTAACAGAGAAAAGGCCAAAAATAACCACTGAAAACTTCTTCAACAAgcaatattaagaaaatatgaatGACTTGTGCACTTGCAATAAAATTGAACAACCCTCCCATTTTCCCCTTCtaaaatagagaaagagaaggtCAGCTGTTAAATTTTATCCATTCCTACAGAAAAAAACAGCATGTTCTAGAatagaaaggaagaaagaaagtaagagaaaaaggaaaaaaaaaggttagaCAAGTAACAATCCTAAAGCTTAGATTAAAGCAAGGACAATTATAAGATTCAATCTTACAATTTGAAGTTTAATGGTCTTTCCATCCTGTTCCACAGTACGGATTTTCTAcaagtaaaaatttaatcgAAGCGTTAGAACTGTAAATATTCATGTAATAGTCATCTGTAAAGAAAACCAAATAGTGGTGGAAGCTTACAAAGTCAACTCCAATTGTGCTAATGTAGCTATCCAGATACGAATCATCCTgtttcaaagaaagaaggaattaAATGAGGAACAAGTGGATATATCCACAACTGCGTGCTTTATAACAACCTCAATAAACGTCAATTGACAGGGACTCAAAATTCTCAACCAATGCAAAATTTATGTGAATCTCTATTACACATAATGAgaaatttctataaaatataacaataacTAATCACTGTGAACAGCTTATTTATCGTATTTTAAGAGTGACTTAAATAAACATCATTCTGCATGAACATATTTATGGCCAACTTAAAAGGAAAGGAATCAAATTCTGTTGTATATATAAGAAAGGGAGGGgcaaaaaacattaaaaacgATGAGGTGTTAACTGTTGGGAAGAGACTCCTTATCTGAGTCAAAGATAAACTTTGGATGGTATTCAACAAAGAACAGACAGTTTGAAGAGCATGAGTACGCACTTTAGTCACAGTAACTGTTCTTAGCTCATTTGGTATGGCAAAACAATTTATACTATTAATTAGAGATGCATCTTCTATTCTCGacagaaaacaaaaggaaaaaagagtgaggaagaaagaagattatCGGGAGAGAATCAATCCTGAAAACTTACAGCAAACCTCAGTAGAAGACATGATTTTCCAACTCCCGAGTCTCCGATAAGCAGAAGCTTAAACAAATAGTCACTGCAGATGCAAGAACGAAGGAGTAAAAATTTTCACAGTATTCCCAACTGTTAAATAGTTAATACTAAACATCAAAAGTCGATTACGTAA
It contains:
- the LOC111785161 gene encoding ras-related protein RABD2c — translated: MNPEYDYLFKLLLIGDSGVGKSCLLLRFADDSYLDSYISTIGVDFKIRTVEQDGKTIKLQIWDTAGQERFRTITSSYYRGAHGIIVVYDVTDQDSFNNVKQWLNEIDRYASENVNKLLVGNKCDLTANKVVSYETAKAFADEIGIPFMETSAKSATNVEEAFMAMAAEIKNRMATQPMNNARPPTVNIRGQPVNQKGGCCSS